TCGAGCGCCAGCACGACGCTGGCCATCCAGGGCGGATTCAGCGTGCCGCCGCTCGGCTTGTTCTTCAAGGTCGCCTCGACGATGTCGGCAACCAGCTTGCGCCGCGCGCGCAGCCGTTTTGCAAGCTCGGGACGGCGCTTCTCGGCGCGCGCGACGAACAGGATCATCTCCATGTGGAGGAGGGGTGAGCGGCCGAGCGGATCCTGCTTGCTGCGATCCATCGATTTCAATGCCGCGATGAAATCGTCGAGATTGTCGTGCTGGGCGAGGATGTCCATGTTGCGCCGGATCGACTGCTCGACATGGTCCTCGAGCATGGCGATGATCAACTCGTCCTTGCTCTTGAAGTTCGAATAGAACGCGCCGCGGGTGAAGCCCGCCGCCGCCGCGATCGCCTTGATGCTGGCGCCGCCGATGCCGTCCGCTTCGAACACGCGCGCGGCCGCCTCGAACAGCTTATCGCGCGTGTCGTCCCTGGTCGGCCTGGTTCTCACTCTTGACATAGGCGCAGTTTAGGGCAGGGACCGCTGTTCAATCCGCTGTCGCCGGACTTCATCCGTGATCCCTATCCGCATTACGACCGGCTGCGCACGATCGATCCGATTCATGTGACCTCGTTCGGCCAGTTCGTCACCAGCCGCCATGCCGACGTCAGCCTCGTGATGCGCGACAAGCGCTTCGGCAAGGATTTCGTCGAGCGCACCAAGCGGCGCTACGGCCCGCAGATCATGGACGAGCCGATCTTCCGCAGCATGGGTCACTGGATGCTGCAGGCCGATCCGCCCGACCACA
This is a stretch of genomic DNA from Bradyrhizobium sp. CB2312. It encodes these proteins:
- a CDS encoding TetR/AcrR family transcriptional regulator — its product is MSRVRTRPTRDDTRDKLFEAAARVFEADGIGGASIKAIAAAAGFTRGAFYSNFKSKDELIIAMLEDHVEQSIRRNMDILAQHDNLDDFIAALKSMDRSKQDPLGRSPLLHMEMILFVARAEKRRPELAKRLRARRKLVADIVEATLKNKPSGGTLNPPWMASVVLALEDGFRLHRLIDPETTPADSFLRAITDLRRRTGLASD